GGGAACCGCGGGTGGCGCTGAATCTCGGGGCCGAGGGCAGTGAGAGGAAACCCGGCGACTGGACGCTCGGTAAGATGCACGGCGTGGGGGTTGCCGAGGGAGAGGATCGTGACCTTCAGCGGACCGCCCGGTAGCTCGAGGGTCTCCTGGCCATCGATTTCAGGAATCCCCATCGCCACCCGGCCGGCACACATCGCGCCATCCTCATCGAAACGAGGCCACACGATGCGCAATCCTGCCTGGGTTTCGATCCGCAGGCCCCCATCCCCGCCGGGCTCCGCAAGGCCGCGGTCGAGGACGAACTTCGCGAAGAGGCGGACGCCATTGCCGCTCATCTCCGCTTCGCTGCCATCGGAGTTGAAGATGCGCATGCGGACAGCGGCCTCGGGGCCGCGGGCGGCCTGCACCAGCACGAGCCCGTCGGAACCCACGCCAGTGTGATGGGAGGCCATGGCGCGGGCCAGGCCCGACCCGTCGAAAGAGGCAGGCTGGTGCCGCCCGTCCACGGCCAGGTAGGCGTTTCCGGCGCCGTGGAGCTTCGCAAAGGCGATCGACACGGGAGGAGTCTATCGCCCGGCCGCGGCCGGAGCCGGCCGACGCGTCTGGTAAGCTCCCCCGACTTTGCCGCCGGAGAGCCCCATCGACACGCCCGAGACCAACTCACCCCAGGATGTCCACGTCGTCCAGAGTGATGGGCGCCAGGTCATCGTCGTCGGCACGGCACACATCTCCCAGGAATCCGTCGAGCAGGTTCGCGAGACGATCGAGCGGGAGCAGCCGGATCAGGTCTGCATCGAGCTCGACGAACGCCGCTTCGAAGCCCTTTCGAAGCCCCAGCGTTTCGAATCCCTCGATTTGCGGCAGGTCATCCACGACAAGCAGCTGGCCACGCTGATGATGAATCTGCTGCTCTCGGCGTATCAACGCACGCTCGGCTTGAAGCTCGGCGTCAAGCCGGGCAGCGAGCTGATGGAAGCAGCAAAGGTCGCGCAGGCGAATGACATTCCGATCTCGTTGGTCGACCGGGATGTGCGCATCACCCTGCGCCGGGCCTGGCAGGCGCTCAGCTGGTGGCATAAAGCGATGCTGCTCTCCTCGCTGCTCGGCGGGATGTTCGAGAAGCAGGACCTCGATGAAGACGACCTGCGGGAGTTGCGAAAGGAGGACGTACTCTCGCGCATGATGGCCGAACTGGGCGATGCGTTCCCGGGCCTGAAGAGCGTATTGATCGACGAGCGCGATACCTACCTGGCCGAACGCATCCGCCAGACCGAAGGCGACAAGCTCGTTGCGGTGGTCGGCGCCGGACACGTGCAGGGGATGCTCGAAGCCTTGCGCGCGGACGATCGGCCGGACCTCGGGGTCCTCGAAGACATGCCCGAGAGCTCCGGCATCTGGAAATGGATCGGCTGGGGGATCCCCGCGGTGATCCTCGGTTCCATCCTGTTCATCGGCTACCGGCAGGGAGCAGCAGCGGCGGGCGAGAACCTCCTCTTCTGGGTACTGGCCAACGGTATCCCGGCGGCCCTTGGTGCGGTGATTTCCCTGGGCCACCCGGCCACCATCGTATCGGCCTTCTGCGCCGCACCGGTGACGAGCCTGACGCCGGTGATCGGCGCCGGCTACGTCACCGCCTTCGTGCAGACCTACTTCAAACCGCCCCTCGTCAGGGAGTTCCCGACCCTTTGGGACGATCTGGCCAGTCCGAGTGGTTGGTGGCGCAACCGCCTGCTCCGAATCTTCCTCGTCTTCATCCTGACCACCCTCGGCAGCATGATCGGCACCTGGGTCGGTGGCGCCCAGATCCTCTCCAACCTCTTCCCCTAGGGGAGCAGGGCGTTCTTTCTGAACCTTCCGGGCAGGTTGCGCGTAGTACGGGACCGCGTGACCAAGACCCTGGAGGAATGAGGACATGCCGATCAAGAAGCCCGGACTGCAGCGCTCCCGTGAACAGCGCCTGGTAGCGGGCGTTTGTGGCGGCCTGGCGGAGTGGCTCGGCTGGAATGCAACCCTGGTACGGGTGCTCTTCTTTCTCGTCTCCGTGGGCTCGGCTGCGTTCCCCGGCATCATCGTCTACGTGGTCATGTGGGTACTGATGCCCGAGCGGGAAGACGAGAGCTGGGAAACGCTGGGCCAACGCCGCGGGCGCAGCGAAGTGCCGCTCTAGGCCTCGCGCGGCTGGCCGCGGAAGCGCCACAGCGCCGCCAAGTAGGCAAGTGAAGCTGGCAAGCAGGCGATGATCAGCGCCGTGCGCACATCGAAGAATTCGAATAGCGGCCCGACCACCGCGTAGCCGACAGCAAGGCCCGCACTCGAGAGCGTGGTGCGCAAGCTGAAGACCTTGCCGATCTGATCCGACGGGAAATCACGCTGCACCATCATCAGGATCGGCACGTCGGTCATCGGGCCCCCGATGGCGGGAAGCAACATCAGCAGGGCCGCCCATTCGAAGCTGGGTGCGCACGCGACGGCGATGAAGCCGGCGTTGAAGATCAGGCCGCCCACACTCATCACCCAGACGTGCCGCGCGATCGGCCGCCAGGCGAGCACCAGATTCGAGATCACGTTCGACACGCCATACGCCGCGAACAGCACACCGTACGAACCCGCATCACGCTCGAAGCCCACATCGACCAGCAAGGCCAGCCCGACGATGGCCGCGGTCCAAGTCACGTTCGAGAGGACCAGCGCCGCGAGCCCCCAGCGAAGCCCGTCGTGGGCCACGGTCAGCCGCACCGCACCCCGGAGTTCCTCGAGCACGCCGCGCAGGCCACGACCCGCCTCGCTCGAAACCGGCGGGCCGTTTCGTGCCGCGATCTGCCGACCGATCGCCGCGACAGCCAGCGCGGATGCAACGAAGGTCGCGGCGTTCAGGCTGAAGAACTGACTGATCGGAATCAGGCCGAGGAGAAGACCCGTGATGCCCGGCCCGATGATCAAGGACAGACGGCTCGTCACGTTCAGCAGCGCGTTGGCCCGCTGGAGGCGCTCGGCTTCCGGCGCGAGGGCGGGCAGGCTCGCTTGAAGCGCAGGCTGGAAGAGCGAATCGAGGGCACCGAGAACGGCCGAGACCGCTGCAAGGTGCCAGAGTGAAATATCGCCAAGCCACGCGGCCAGCGGGAGCGTCGCCACAGCGCCGGCCCGCACCAGATCACTGGCGATCATCGTGCGCCGCCGGTTCCAACGATCGGCCAGCACTCCGGCCAACAAGCCAAA
The sequence above is a segment of the bacterium genome. Coding sequences within it:
- the dapF gene encoding diaminopimelate epimerase gives rise to the protein MSIAFAKLHGAGNAYLAVDGRHQPASFDGSGLARAMASHHTGVGSDGLVLVQAARGPEAAVRMRIFNSDGSEAEMSGNGVRLFAKFVLDRGLAEPGGDGGLRIETQAGLRIVWPRFDEDGAMCAGRVAMGIPEIDGQETLELPGGPLKVTILSLGNPHAVHLTERPVAGFPLTALGPEIQRHPRFPNQVNFEVVNVLAPERLRARVFERGEGETPSSGTGSTACAVAARVAGRSGPEVEISLPGGVLNVAWGGEGEEAWLDGPTVEIFRGIWPGR
- a CDS encoding TraB/GumN family protein, producing MDTPETNSPQDVHVVQSDGRQVIVVGTAHISQESVEQVRETIEREQPDQVCIELDERRFEALSKPQRFESLDLRQVIHDKQLATLMMNLLLSAYQRTLGLKLGVKPGSELMEAAKVAQANDIPISLVDRDVRITLRRAWQALSWWHKAMLLSSLLGGMFEKQDLDEDDLRELRKEDVLSRMMAELGDAFPGLKSVLIDERDTYLAERIRQTEGDKLVAVVGAGHVQGMLEALRADDRPDLGVLEDMPESSGIWKWIGWGIPAVILGSILFIGYRQGAAAAGENLLFWVLANGIPAALGAVISLGHPATIVSAFCAAPVTSLTPVIGAGYVTAFVQTYFKPPLVREFPTLWDDLASPSGWWRNRLLRIFLVFILTTLGSMIGTWVGGAQILSNLFP
- a CDS encoding PspC domain-containing protein, with translation MPIKKPGLQRSREQRLVAGVCGGLAEWLGWNATLVRVLFFLVSVGSAAFPGIIVYVVMWVLMPEREDESWETLGQRRGRSEVPL
- a CDS encoding MFS transporter, which gives rise to MTKRPWLPYLWTGQLLSGVGDQLHQVAVVWIATQEVGGYAAWVVSVGAIFRVGFGLLAGVLADRWNRRRTMIASDLVRAGAVATLPLAAWLGDISLWHLAAVSAVLGALDSLFQPALQASLPALAPEAERLQRANALLNVTSRLSLIIGPGITGLLLGLIPISQFFSLNAATFVASALAVAAIGRQIAARNGPPVSSEAGRGLRGVLEELRGAVRLTVAHDGLRWGLAALVLSNVTWTAAIVGLALLVDVGFERDAGSYGVLFAAYGVSNVISNLVLAWRPIARHVWVMSVGGLIFNAGFIAVACAPSFEWAALLMLLPAIGGPMTDVPILMMVQRDFPSDQIGKVFSLRTTLSSAGLAVGYAVVGPLFEFFDVRTALIIACLPASLAYLAALWRFRGQPREA